Genomic window (Sulfurimonas sp.):
TGTAACAATAGCCTCTTGTGAGAAAACATACTCAGGATATCCACCCCATTTACCATGTATAGTAGGAAGACTATCTTTCAAATCAGTACTATGATATGCTAGTATTAATTTTGTATCGTATATATCTATCGCTGACATAAAACCATACACACTATAATCAACTTTTTCTTCTTTTATTCCACTAGCCCATTGGTTATACTTAGATGCAGAATGTACTTGCCAATATTGTACACCTAATGTCAAACCAAATTTACCAATTTTAGTATCGTACATTCCTTCTAGGTAATATATATCCACCAAATCATGTGCTTTGTAATACCATGCTTCTAAAACTGTATCAGTGATGCCGTAGTAAATAACAGAAGCTAAACTCACTCCTTTATTATATTGCTCAACACCGTTTTTTGAAGATGTGATACCTGCTGCTTGAGTCATGGATACAAATGTTGTAATATCTCCATAAGAATCCCAACCAGACATTTTTGATACATGACCAATAGTTATCTTAGTATCACTAATATCACTATTGGTAAACATATAAGCTTCATAAAGATTTGGGATGATACTGCCATCATCCCCATCTATAAAAGGTGTAGCTAAATATTGACGACCTACTTTAAGAGTAGAATTTTTATTTTTATACTCTAAATATGCTTGACCAAGTATTGTATAACTACTATCCCCATACAATAAGCTCGTATTTGTAAGTTTTTTGGGTTCTGTACTAAAAGGCTCATCACTTCCTGTAGCTTTATTTGTTGTATAAGCCATGGCTCCAAGACTAAATCCATAAAGAGGTGCTGTCTTTAAACCAAAACTTCCACCAATAGCTGAACCTTCAGCATCTTCACCCTCTTCATTAGAGTTTTTTACAACATACTTATAGCGAATTTCCCCCTCAACTTTAGCATTTTTAAAAGCACTTTGTAAACTATCTTCTGCCATAGAAGCTGTAAAAGTACAAGACACTATTATCAGCATTGCAAAAAATAATTTAATAAATTTCATTTATTGTTTCTTTTAAACTCTTTAAGAACATAATTATCTATAGCCCCGCTATGTATGAATACAACTGACTCTTTTTGAATCACTTTATACTCTTTTGAAAAATAACTTTAGTACTGTATGGTTTCCATGAATCAAGTGGACGGAATCTATGGATAGTACCTTTTATCTTTGAAGAATTTACATCCACTTTTAAATAGTTGTACTCTTCAAACCTGTCTTTTGTACCCCAGTAAAGTTCTTTTTCTTTTGATGGATTTTTAGCAAGTTCCATTTTTTGTGGTGCACCACTTCCACCAATAACCTGATAGTTGATTCCATCTACAACATAATGCTCAGTGGTATGAACATGGCTACTAAAAACAAATATACTTAAGTCCTTAGAATATTGTTTTAAAATTTTATGTGGACTTTGCTCTTTTGGTAATGGATTATGACCAATCTTATTAAAAGATGGCTTATGGTATGTGACAAAAACATGCTCTATATTATCTCTTTTTGCCTCTTCTAATTTATCTTTTAAATATTTCATTTGTGTACTGAAATCTGGATGTTTACTTCCCCATCTTTCCTTACCATTTACATAACCACCGCTATCTAAAAATATAAAACTGTTATTATCATAAATAAAACTATAGATACGGTTCTCAACACTAAAACCAAACTCTTCTAACCACGGGAATGTTGACCTAAATCCAGTAATTTTCTCTTCACTGCCCCAAACTTCATGGTTACCTATAACAGGAAATAACTTCGACTCATCAGGTAGTCTCATTAAAAGTTCATCATTGAAAAGTTGATAGTATGGATTGGAATTTAAATGTTCACCTTGAAAAGAAAAAAGTTGAATATCACCACCATGGATAATAAAAGAAGATTTTTCTCTTCTCATAGTAGAAATAATCTGATTATTAACCCATTTTCTACCTGAATCACGCATCATTATCTGACTTTTTTTACTTTTCTTATCTACAAATATAAGTGCTTTTACCCAACCACTTTCATATTTCATGAGAATACTATATGTTTGCATGTCTATCTTTACCTGAATAAGCTCCAAGCCTAAATCATCAAAATTTAATTCAATATCTTTCTTATCACAGTTATATCGTTTTTGAATTATCTCTATAATTTGTGGTGTTTGCTCCTTCCCACCCGTTAAGTATGGTTCAGTTCTCGTATCTCCCATGACTATAAATGAAAACTCTTTAGCTTCAAGAGAGAGAACTAGATGACCAGCTAACATAAAAACCATAATATAATTAATCAAGACATTCATAATGCCCCCAATAAAAGTGGAATTGTAAGAATGCTAAATATAGTAGTAATAAATACAAGTTTAGAAGCCAATTCAGCGTCACATCCATATCTTTTTGCTAAAACTACACTTAACATCGCTGATGGCATAGCAGATTCTATCATTACTACTTCTAGTTGTGAACTACTTAAGTCTAAACTAAAAGAGGCTATCCAGACTAAAAGTGGGCTAACTAATAATTTTAGTAAAACCACTACAATAGCCAAGGATATAATAGAACGAAGACTATTAAACTGAAGTATCACACCAACCGTTAAGGCTACAAAAAAGGTATTTGCTTTACTTATTAGAGATATAGCATCAAAAATCTCTTTAATAATTGGGATTTGAGTTGGTAAATTTAATAATGAGTATGCTAATCCTGCGATAATAGATAAAAATATTGGTGATATTAAAAATATGCTTATAATTTGCAATGGTGTCTGCTTTTGGGATGTGTTTGTTCCAAAATATACAGCTACCATTGTACCTATAGTAAAAAACCCTATTCCGACACCAAGTTCCGAAATCAATACCGCTTCGGAAAGAGCTTTTACATTTGATGGAAAAACTTCTCCAATAACGGCATAACCAAGTAAAGCGGAACTTCCAAAAGCTGATACAATCATCAGAGTTCCTAATTTCTCATTGCTTATATTTAGTCTTATTCCAATAAACCAAGCCATCAGCAAAACCAATATCTCACTCAACAACACAAAGAGTATAGCTAGTGCATATTCCCATTCTAGTGCCTTAGAGTGGGACATTACAGAAAATATGACCGCTGGAAGTGTTATATGTGTAACAATTTTAGAAAAAAGCATGCCATCTTCTTTTTTCAATACACCGCTAAAACGAAACAATACAACAATACAGATAAGCATAACCAATACGGAAATTGATGAAAAAGTTTCTAAGTATTTATCCATGATTTGTATTCCTTAAATTGGTTTTTGTGAAACTAATAATATAATCTTTAAAATAAAAAAAATCGCCTATCTCGTTTGTGACAGTTTTTGGATTAATGTAAAGTCCATCTCCCATAGCTTTAAGTAAAGACTCTTTAGATGTCCACATTTTGTAAAAGTAATTATCTCTATCTTTTTTTGTCAAAGTATTAAACTTCGAGAGTTGTATTGTATTCATAAACTCCGCGGCTATACTCTTAGATACTATAGATGGTTCCATAAACTCTATATCTACTCCTACTGTAGCATTTGTAGATAATGCGACAGCTATTAAATTTTTAGAATAAGAGATACTAAAATCAACTTTCGAATGTTTAAACTTTGGTCTTTTCTTATTAGTGTAAATAAAAGAAAAATCTTTTAAACCATATTTCTTTGCGCAATGCTCAAAAAGAAAAGTTCTTGCTAAGTATCTCTTAATCTTGTCTATGTCTTGTTTATACTTTTGTATCTTGTCTAGCTGTTCGTTAGGAATTATAGAAGTGTCAACCATAGAACTATTTTGCTCTATGGCAAAGACAAATATTTCATAATTTTCATCACTATAAACTTTTTCTAAAGCATTCATAGCTATTAAATATTTAGTGCTTTGTTGAAAGTTTTATCAAAAGCATTACCCAGTAACTCTTCATAATTATCATCAAAGTGTACATCATACTTTTTA
Coding sequences:
- a CDS encoding OprD family outer membrane porin — its product is MKFIKLFFAMLIIVSCTFTASMAEDSLQSAFKNAKVEGEIRYKYVVKNSNEEGEDAEGSAIGGSFGLKTAPLYGFSLGAMAYTTNKATGSDEPFSTEPKKLTNTSLLYGDSSYTILGQAYLEYKNKNSTLKVGRQYLATPFIDGDDGSIIPNLYEAYMFTNSDISDTKITIGHVSKMSGWDSYGDITTFVSMTQAAGITSSKNGVEQYNKGVSLASVIYYGITDTVLEAWYYKAHDLVDIYYLEGMYDTKIGKFGLTLGVQYWQVHSASKYNQWASGIKEEKVDYSVYGFMSAIDIYDTKLILAYHSTDLKDSLPTIHGKWGGYPEYVFSQEAIVTTYNVSGVQAIKTGLSHDSSYGKFSVHYVIFNSRNEALENSEDVLYVIYGHDIKYINNLSVSLLYEAIRANTDKSKNQDYDYYKASITYTF
- a CDS encoding metallophosphoesterase family protein, translated to MNVLINYIMVFMLAGHLVLSLEAKEFSFIVMGDTRTEPYLTGGKEQTPQIIEIIQKRYNCDKKDIELNFDDLGLELIQVKIDMQTYSILMKYESGWVKALIFVDKKSKKSQIMMRDSGRKWVNNQIISTMRREKSSFIIHGGDIQLFSFQGEHLNSNPYYQLFNDELLMRLPDESKLFPVIGNHEVWGSEEKITGFRSTFPWLEEFGFSVENRIYSFIYDNNSFIFLDSGGYVNGKERWGSKHPDFSTQMKYLKDKLEEAKRDNIEHVFVTYHKPSFNKIGHNPLPKEQSPHKILKQYSKDLSIFVFSSHVHTTEHYVVDGINYQVIGGSGAPQKMELAKNPSKEKELYWGTKDRFEEYNYLKVDVNSSKIKGTIHRFRPLDSWKPYSTKVIFQKSIK
- a CDS encoding AEC family transporter; translation: MDKYLETFSSISVLVMLICIVVLFRFSGVLKKEDGMLFSKIVTHITLPAVIFSVMSHSKALEWEYALAILFVLLSEILVLLMAWFIGIRLNISNEKLGTLMIVSAFGSSALLGYAVIGEVFPSNVKALSEAVLISELGVGIGFFTIGTMVAVYFGTNTSQKQTPLQIISIFLISPIFLSIIAGLAYSLLNLPTQIPIIKEIFDAISLISKANTFFVALTVGVILQFNSLRSIISLAIVVVLLKLLVSPLLVWIASFSLDLSSSQLEVVMIESAMPSAMLSVVLAKRYGCDAELASKLVFITTIFSILTIPLLLGAL
- a CDS encoding 4'-phosphopantetheinyl transferase family protein, whose protein sequence is MNALEKVYSDENYEIFVFAIEQNSSMVDTSIIPNEQLDKIQKYKQDIDKIKRYLARTFLFEHCAKKYGLKDFSFIYTNKKRPKFKHSKVDFSISYSKNLIAVALSTNATVGVDIEFMEPSIVSKSIAAEFMNTIQLSKFNTLTKKDRDNYFYKMWTSKESLLKAMGDGLYINPKTVTNEIGDFFYFKDYIISFTKTNLRNTNHG